Within the Corynebacterium tuberculostearicum genome, the region TCCATCTGCCCTAAGAACATGCGGGCATAAGAACTCAAGGATTCCACGTAGCGGCGCTGGCCTTCAGCGAAGATGGTGTCAAAGGCCAGCGAAGATTTACCGGAGCCGGATAGGCCGGTAAAAACAACCATTTTATCGCGGGGGATATCGATATCCACGCCCTTGAGGTTGTGCTCGCGGGCACCGCGCACCACCAAACGATCAGCCACTGTGCTCAGACCTCCAGTACTAGGGATTGCAATCTTCCCTCGAATGTACCCGTAGGCTAGGACACATGACTAACGAGCTTCAGCTACATCAAATTTCCGTCTCCGAGATGGACAATAACTGCTACCTCCTACAGGCGGGCGAAGAGGGCTTGCTTGTCGACGCCGCCGATGACGCCCCCGCAATCCTCGACATGGCCCGCAAGGCCGGAGTGAAAATCACCGCGGTGCTTACTACCCACCGCCACTGGGACCACGTGCGCGCACTCGAGGAGATTTTGTCCGAAACGGGCGCTACTCACTACGCCTCTTTCCTCGATTCCCCCGCCATCCCAGCTGAGGTAGACGTAGAGCTGCGCGAGGGCGATTCCATCGAGTTCGCGGGCCTTCAGCTGCCCATCATTATCTTGCGCGGCCACACCCCAGGCGGGGCGGCACTTGTTGCAAGCATCGATGGCGTCACCAACCTCTTCGTAGGCGATTCCCTCTTCCCCGGCGGTTTGGGCAAGACCACCTCTGAGGGCGACTTCGTACGCCTATATAAGGACGTCACCGCGCGCATCTTTGATGAGTTCCCCGACAATACGATCGTGCGCCCGGGACACGGCAAGTCCACGACCTTGGGCGAGGAGCGCCCCAAGCTTGGTGACTGGTGGGAACGCCGCTGGTGATCCAACGGCGAATTTCCGCGTACAATGGTCTAGCACACGATAGGTCTAGAACAACGAGCTAAGGAGCTTTAAGGGCTATGATTCGCAAGCTTGCCCGCCCCATGCTGGCATCCGTATTTGTATGGGAAGGCGTAGACAAC harbors:
- a CDS encoding MBL fold metallo-hydrolase; the encoded protein is MTNELQLHQISVSEMDNNCYLLQAGEEGLLVDAADDAPAILDMARKAGVKITAVLTTHRHWDHVRALEEILSETGATHYASFLDSPAIPAEVDVELREGDSIEFAGLQLPIIILRGHTPGGAALVASIDGVTNLFVGDSLFPGGLGKTTSEGDFVRLYKDVTARIFDEFPDNTIVRPGHGKSTTLGEERPKLGDWWERRW